One segment of Sphingomonas telluris DNA contains the following:
- a CDS encoding c-type cytochrome, with product MAKVLRWTGYVLGLVLLLIVAAPGYVWFASNNALNARVEPHAEKLIPMQRASVEEGNHLLLTRACAECHGSDLHGAKFLDDAKIATLYAPNLTLVAKQATDQQLAQAIRQGVGYRGEPLLVMPSESYQDLTDAEVSSLIKAIRAAPAGGRETPARRVGPLGRIGLVAGKFKTAPVVVQDYANARAADLGPQFAAGRHIAVTVCSGCHGSTLSGKEAEPGTMAPDLTITGSYDLAAFTKLMRTGLPPSGKELKMMTGVSRKAFTHFTDHEIASLHGYLVERTRRAP from the coding sequence ATGGCGAAGGTATTGCGTTGGACGGGGTACGTCCTGGGTCTCGTGCTGCTGCTGATCGTCGCGGCGCCTGGTTACGTCTGGTTCGCGTCGAACAATGCGCTGAACGCCAGGGTCGAGCCGCACGCTGAAAAGCTCATCCCGATGCAGCGGGCGAGCGTCGAGGAGGGCAATCACCTCCTCCTGACGCGCGCCTGTGCAGAGTGCCATGGGTCCGACCTGCATGGCGCCAAGTTTCTCGACGATGCGAAGATCGCAACCCTCTACGCGCCCAACCTGACGCTCGTCGCGAAGCAGGCTACGGACCAGCAGCTCGCCCAGGCCATCCGCCAGGGCGTCGGCTATCGAGGCGAGCCGCTGCTCGTCATGCCGTCCGAAAGTTATCAGGACCTCACGGACGCGGAGGTCAGTTCGCTGATCAAGGCGATCCGCGCGGCCCCAGCGGGCGGTCGGGAAACGCCAGCGCGGCGTGTCGGTCCGCTCGGCCGGATCGGGCTCGTCGCAGGCAAATTCAAGACGGCTCCGGTCGTGGTCCAGGATTATGCGAATGCGCGCGCGGCGGACCTCGGACCACAGTTCGCCGCCGGCCGGCACATTGCGGTGACCGTCTGCAGCGGCTGCCATGGCTCGACGCTTTCGGGGAAGGAGGCCGAGCCCGGCACGATGGCTCCGGACTTGACGATCACCGGCAGCTACGACCTTGCGGCCTTTACAAAGCTGATGCGCACCGGCTTGCCGCCGTCGGGCAAGGAGCTGAAGATGATGACCGGCGTCTCGCGCAAGGCTTTCACCCACTTCACGGACCACGAGATCGCGTCGCTGCACGGATATCTGGTGGAGCGTACCCGGCGCGCTCCGTAA
- a CDS encoding replicative DNA helicase — MAEVIRISESAEPAAATALPQNVEAEAALLGALMIDNRLVEDVQLKLKPHHFFEPLHGRIYESILKLTDRNMIANPVTLRPTFEADEAMKEIGGPAYLATLTGSGAAIIGAKDFAQQVYDLALLRALIGVGRDLVEGALDTSEDVAPLEQIEKAETELYKVAEEGGAEGKAKSFGEATKLAVEMAEKALNSGGHLSGLTTGIEGINAKVGGLHGSDLVILAGRPGMGKTSLATNIAFAAAQRFARDVEDGIEPAKSAGAPTAFFSLEMSADQLATRILAEQSGISSENLRMGKISQQEFRSLARAAAELQSLPLYIDDTPGLTIAALRTRARRLKRQKGIGFVVVDYLQLLQGTGRAGSSDNRVQEISEISRGLKQLAKELELPVLALSQLSRAVEQREDKRPQLSDLRESGSIEQDADMVWFVYRGDYYLAAKKPDDDHPDIAAWREEMDRIYGRADLIVAKQRHGATGTVRMKFDARITKFSDAADDQYLPEMRGA; from the coding sequence ATGGCCGAAGTAATCCGTATCTCCGAATCCGCCGAGCCGGCGGCAGCAACAGCGCTCCCCCAGAACGTCGAGGCGGAGGCTGCGCTTCTTGGCGCGCTGATGATCGACAATCGCCTCGTCGAGGACGTGCAGCTGAAGCTGAAGCCGCACCATTTCTTCGAGCCTCTGCACGGCCGGATCTACGAATCGATCCTGAAGCTGACCGACCGCAACATGATTGCGAATCCGGTCACGCTTCGCCCCACGTTCGAAGCCGACGAGGCGATGAAGGAGATCGGCGGGCCCGCCTATCTGGCGACGCTGACCGGCTCCGGCGCGGCAATCATCGGCGCGAAGGATTTCGCCCAGCAGGTCTACGATCTGGCTCTGCTTCGGGCGCTCATCGGTGTCGGGCGCGATCTGGTGGAGGGCGCGCTCGACACCAGTGAGGACGTGGCGCCGCTCGAGCAGATCGAGAAGGCCGAGACCGAGCTCTACAAGGTTGCCGAAGAGGGCGGGGCCGAGGGCAAGGCGAAGAGCTTCGGCGAAGCGACCAAGCTCGCGGTCGAGATGGCCGAGAAGGCGCTCAACAGCGGCGGCCACCTTTCCGGACTGACCACGGGCATCGAGGGAATCAACGCCAAGGTCGGCGGCCTCCACGGCTCCGACCTCGTGATTCTCGCCGGCCGCCCGGGCATGGGCAAGACCTCGCTCGCCACCAACATTGCGTTCGCGGCCGCGCAGCGGTTCGCGCGCGATGTCGAGGACGGCATCGAGCCCGCGAAGTCCGCCGGCGCGCCGACAGCCTTCTTCAGCCTGGAAATGTCGGCGGACCAGCTGGCGACGCGTATCCTTGCCGAGCAGTCGGGCATCAGCTCCGAGAATTTGCGCATGGGCAAGATCAGCCAGCAGGAGTTCCGCTCGCTGGCGCGCGCCGCCGCGGAGCTTCAGAGCCTTCCGCTCTATATCGACGACACCCCGGGCCTGACGATCGCGGCGCTCCGCACACGCGCGCGCCGCCTCAAGCGGCAGAAGGGCATCGGCTTCGTCGTGGTCGACTATCTGCAGCTCCTCCAGGGGACCGGGCGCGCAGGCTCGAGCGACAATCGCGTCCAGGAAATCTCGGAAATCAGCCGCGGTCTGAAGCAGCTAGCGAAGGAACTCGAACTGCCCGTGCTCGCGCTGTCTCAGCTGAGCCGAGCCGTTGAACAGCGGGAAGACAAGCGTCCGCAGCTGTCAGACCTTCGCGAATCGGGCTCGATCGAGCAGGACGCCGACATGGTGTGGTTCGTTTATCGCGGCGATTACTACCTGGCCGCGAAGAAGCCGGACGACGATCATCCCGACATCGCGGCATGGCGCGAGGAGATGGACCGCATCTACGGTCGCGCCGACCTCATCGTCGCGAAGCAGCGCCACGGCGCCACTGGCACGGTGCGCATGAAGTTCGACGCCCGTATCACCAAGTTCAGCGACGCGGCCGACGACCAGTACCTGCCGGAGATGCGGGGCGCCTAA
- the kynU gene encoding kynureninase — protein sequence MNLEQVRTLDAADRLRPVRDRFVLRDGVIYLDGNSLGALPKATAPHLAEVVERQWGEDLITSWNKHGWIDWPQRIAAKLAPIVGAKPNELLIADSTTVCLFKLLAAAVAAQPGRSSILTEEANFPTDLYAAQGLATLRPDVRPRTVPREDIPSAIDQDTAVLFLTHVDYRSGLRHDMAALNETAHAMGALTLWDLSHSAGAVELELNRSGCDLAVGCGYKYLNGGPGAPAFLYVSERLQGRLQSPLSGWMGHAAPFAFAGKYEPAPDIRRFLTGTPSILALAALDAGLDTFGGVAVADLEAKSQELTRFFIEAVEDRCGSETQLASPRDPKARGSHVCFAHPQGYAVMQALIARGIVGDFRPPDLIRFGFAPLYNGYEDAWHAADALAAILSTREWDRPRFLEWQKVT from the coding sequence ATGAACCTTGAACAAGTGCGAACGCTGGACGCGGCAGACCGACTGCGGCCAGTGCGGGATCGGTTCGTCCTGCGGGATGGTGTGATCTACCTCGACGGAAATTCGCTCGGCGCCTTGCCGAAAGCGACGGCGCCGCACCTTGCGGAAGTAGTCGAGCGCCAGTGGGGCGAGGACCTGATCACCAGCTGGAACAAGCATGGCTGGATCGACTGGCCGCAGCGGATCGCGGCGAAGCTCGCGCCCATCGTCGGAGCCAAGCCGAACGAGTTGCTGATCGCGGACTCGACGACGGTTTGCCTGTTCAAGCTATTGGCCGCCGCAGTGGCTGCCCAGCCGGGCCGCTCGTCGATTCTGACGGAGGAGGCCAATTTCCCGACGGACCTTTACGCAGCGCAGGGATTGGCGACCCTTCGTCCTGACGTGAGGCCCCGGACAGTTCCTCGCGAAGACATCCCCTCAGCCATCGACCAGGACACGGCGGTCCTGTTCCTGACTCACGTCGACTATCGCAGCGGCCTTCGTCACGACATGGCCGCCCTCAACGAGACGGCCCATGCCATGGGCGCGCTCACTCTGTGGGACCTGTCGCACAGCGCCGGCGCGGTCGAGCTCGAACTCAACCGCAGCGGCTGCGACCTCGCCGTCGGCTGCGGCTACAAATATCTGAACGGCGGCCCGGGAGCGCCGGCCTTCCTCTACGTCTCCGAGCGGCTGCAGGGCCGGCTGCAGTCCCCGCTGAGCGGCTGGATGGGACACGCCGCACCGTTCGCGTTTGCCGGCAAGTACGAGCCCGCGCCCGACATTCGCCGCTTCCTCACGGGGACGCCTTCGATCCTGGCGCTGGCAGCGCTCGATGCGGGCCTCGACACGTTCGGGGGGGTCGCAGTCGCGGATCTCGAAGCAAAGTCCCAAGAGCTGACCCGCTTCTTCATAGAAGCCGTCGAGGACCGGTGCGGCTCGGAAACGCAGCTCGCCAGCCCTCGTGACCCGAAGGCGCGCGGCAGTCACGTCTGCTTCGCCCATCCGCAAGGGTATGCCGTGATGCAGGCGCTGATCGCCCGCGGCATCGTCGGCGACTTCCGGCCGCCCGATCTCATTCGGTTCGGCTTCGCGCCGCTGTACAACGGCTATGAGGACGCCTGGCACGCGGCCGACGCGCTTGCCGCCATCCTGTCGACCCGCGAGTGGGACCGGCCCCGCTTCCTCGAGTGGCAGAAGGTAACCTAG
- the dcd gene encoding dCTP deaminase, producing MAILSDRWIREQAQTNGMIEPFVEAQRREGCISYGLSSYGYDARVADEFKIFTNVDNAVVDPKDFASNSFVDRKTDCCIIPPNSFALARTVEYFRVPRDVLVICLGKSTYARCGIIVNVTPLEPGWEGHVTLEFSNTTPLPAKVYANEGACQFLFLQGNEPCEVSYADRAGKYMGQRGVTLPKL from the coding sequence ATGGCTATTCTTTCCGACCGCTGGATTCGTGAGCAAGCGCAGACAAACGGCATGATCGAGCCGTTCGTGGAGGCCCAGCGCCGTGAGGGCTGCATCAGCTACGGGCTTAGCTCCTACGGCTACGACGCGCGCGTCGCGGACGAGTTCAAGATCTTCACCAACGTTGACAATGCAGTCGTCGACCCGAAGGATTTTGCGTCCAACAGCTTCGTCGATCGCAAGACCGACTGCTGCATCATCCCGCCGAACAGCTTCGCGCTGGCGCGCACGGTCGAATATTTCCGCGTCCCACGGGACGTGCTGGTCATCTGCCTGGGCAAATCCACCTACGCGCGCTGCGGGATCATCGTGAACGTCACTCCGCTGGAGCCCGGCTGGGAGGGTCATGTGACGCTGGAATTCTCGAACACGACTCCGTTGCCGGCGAAGGTCTACGCCAACGAAGGCGCGTGCCAGTTCCTGTTCCTGCAGGGCAACGAGCCGTGCGAGGTGAGCTACGCCGACCGCGCCGGCAAATATATGGGCCAGCGCGGGGTCACGCTGCCGAAGCTGTAA
- the astD gene encoding succinylglutamate-semialdehyde dehydrogenase — protein sequence MAEKLVSTEPATGAELWSGAVGDAAAEVAAARAAWPEWAAHSVAYRIETLRRFANIVRARTDDFAALISRETGKPLWETKTEVGAVINKVEISVNAYADRTPQKKLEANLGNKVAVRHKPHGVLAVLGPFNFPAHLPNGHIVPALIAGNAVVFKPSEKTPASGAFLVDCYHDAGVPKGAVRLLIGGPEQGKALASQPGIDGLLFTGSARAGSALHKQFADTPGKILALELGGNNPIVAWNVKDLDAAAAIIAQSAFLSAGQRCTAVRRLIVEDGKHEPLIEKIVKLVDRMIVGEPFADPQPFMGCVIDNASADHLQEQWVALMMKGGRPIIRLERPDDGKPFLTPALIDVTDAKDLPDEEMFGPVLQIIRVKDFDQAIDEANNTRFGLAASLLGGSPEQYDKFWANIRAGVINWNKPTNGAPSTAPFGGVGMSGNHRPSAFYAADYCAYPVTSSESDKLRGTIGEGLRDPNLQED from the coding sequence ATGGCCGAAAAACTGGTGTCGACGGAGCCGGCGACCGGCGCCGAATTGTGGTCGGGCGCGGTAGGCGATGCTGCCGCCGAGGTCGCGGCCGCGCGTGCGGCCTGGCCGGAATGGGCGGCGCACTCGGTCGCCTATCGCATCGAGACGCTTCGACGCTTCGCCAATATCGTCCGCGCGCGCACCGACGATTTCGCGGCGCTCATATCTCGCGAGACGGGAAAACCGCTGTGGGAGACCAAGACCGAGGTCGGAGCGGTCATCAACAAGGTCGAGATTTCGGTCAACGCTTACGCGGACCGCACTCCGCAGAAGAAGCTGGAGGCAAACCTCGGCAACAAGGTAGCCGTGCGCCACAAGCCGCATGGCGTCCTGGCAGTCCTCGGACCGTTCAACTTCCCCGCGCATCTGCCGAACGGCCACATCGTCCCGGCATTGATTGCCGGCAACGCGGTCGTCTTCAAACCGTCCGAAAAGACGCCTGCGAGCGGTGCGTTCCTCGTGGATTGCTACCACGATGCCGGCGTTCCCAAGGGCGCGGTCCGCCTGCTCATCGGCGGTCCGGAGCAGGGCAAGGCCCTCGCCTCCCAGCCGGGTATCGACGGCTTGCTGTTCACCGGTTCGGCGCGAGCCGGGTCGGCGCTTCACAAGCAATTCGCGGACACCCCCGGCAAGATCCTGGCGCTCGAGCTCGGCGGCAACAATCCGATCGTCGCGTGGAATGTGAAAGACCTGGACGCGGCCGCCGCGATCATCGCCCAGTCCGCTTTCCTGTCGGCAGGTCAGCGCTGCACGGCCGTGCGCCGGCTGATCGTAGAAGACGGCAAGCATGAGCCGCTGATCGAGAAGATCGTGAAGCTGGTGGACCGCATGATCGTCGGCGAGCCTTTCGCCGACCCGCAGCCGTTCATGGGATGCGTCATCGACAACGCCTCGGCCGATCACCTGCAGGAGCAGTGGGTCGCGTTGATGATGAAGGGCGGACGCCCGATCATCCGGCTCGAACGCCCGGACGACGGCAAGCCCTTCCTCACGCCCGCGCTCATCGACGTCACCGACGCCAAGGACCTTCCAGACGAGGAGATGTTCGGCCCGGTCCTGCAGATCATTCGCGTGAAAGACTTCGACCAGGCCATCGACGAGGCGAACAACACGCGCTTCGGCCTGGCCGCCAGCCTGCTCGGCGGAAGCCCGGAGCAGTACGACAAGTTCTGGGCAAACATCCGCGCCGGCGTCATCAACTGGAACAAGCCGACCAACGGCGCGCCGTCGACCGCTCCGTTCGGCGGCGTCGGCATGTCGGGCAACCATCGGCCGAGTGCATTCTACGCCGCGGATTATTGCGCGTATCCGGTCACCAGCAGCGAAAGCGACAAGCTCCGCGGGACGATCGGCGAGGGACTGCGCGACCCCAACCTTCAGGAAGACTGA
- a CDS encoding L,D-transpeptidase family protein, with protein MKVQNGIGKAVALALFSLSVAGCGNAGPLSSDPKTIDAEALGGKADAQVRAFYAARNNERAWDRKAEKQLIEIVDGAPIHGLRRDLLLKDDLPKDGEERELALTRMALRYASALAQGYSNPKKIDGIYTVPGPKVDVAAGLSKALKDGNLADWFGTLAPQTEEYRALSDEFVRYLKLANEAGNGAAVATGKAIKPGQRDARLPSIANALAAVGYLKAQQAPPQRYTPAMVAAVKRMQADYGQKPDGVIGPGTVKSLNEGPGDRARQLAVNLERLRWLDRNPPQTRIDVNTGAAYLDYWRNGTLRDHRNVVVGQPDWETPQLGSPIFQLVAHPYWRVPDSILDDELKDKSPAYLAANNMEYRDGRLVQLPGPKNSLGEVKFDMRNDQAIYLHDTPAKALFTMPERHRSHGCIRVQDATGFAMLLASDDGVLPKFQEAMMKPDDEGFVKLKTEVPVRLLYHTAFVEDGRVKLVNDTYGWDDDVAYALGYVRKRPRAKQGHAGGDVGP; from the coding sequence GTGAAAGTTCAAAATGGTATCGGCAAGGCCGTCGCACTTGCCCTGTTCAGTCTGTCGGTTGCGGGTTGCGGTAATGCCGGTCCACTCAGCTCCGATCCCAAGACAATCGATGCGGAGGCCCTCGGCGGCAAAGCCGACGCGCAGGTTCGCGCCTTTTACGCAGCTCGAAACAACGAGCGGGCATGGGACCGCAAGGCAGAGAAGCAGCTGATCGAGATCGTGGATGGCGCGCCCATCCACGGCCTGCGGCGCGACCTCTTGCTGAAGGACGACCTTCCCAAGGACGGCGAGGAGCGTGAGCTTGCGCTCACGCGCATGGCGCTGCGCTACGCGTCCGCGCTGGCCCAAGGCTATTCGAACCCGAAGAAGATCGACGGGATCTACACTGTTCCGGGTCCGAAGGTGGACGTGGCCGCCGGCCTCTCGAAGGCGCTCAAGGACGGCAATCTCGCCGACTGGTTCGGCACGCTGGCGCCGCAGACCGAGGAATATCGGGCGCTGTCCGACGAGTTCGTGCGCTACCTCAAGCTCGCCAACGAGGCCGGTAACGGTGCGGCAGTCGCGACGGGCAAGGCGATCAAGCCGGGGCAGCGCGATGCGCGCTTGCCTTCGATCGCGAACGCCCTTGCGGCTGTCGGCTATCTGAAGGCCCAGCAGGCGCCGCCACAGCGCTACACGCCCGCGATGGTCGCCGCGGTCAAGCGTATGCAGGCGGACTACGGCCAAAAGCCCGACGGCGTTATCGGGCCCGGCACGGTCAAGTCGCTGAACGAGGGTCCCGGCGACCGCGCGCGCCAGCTCGCGGTGAACCTGGAGCGGCTGCGCTGGCTCGACCGCAATCCGCCGCAGACGCGCATCGACGTGAACACCGGCGCGGCTTACCTCGACTATTGGCGCAACGGCACGCTCCGCGACCATCGTAACGTGGTCGTTGGACAGCCTGACTGGGAGACGCCGCAGCTCGGGTCGCCGATCTTCCAGCTTGTGGCCCACCCCTATTGGCGGGTGCCGGATTCGATCCTCGACGACGAGCTGAAGGACAAGAGCCCGGCTTACCTCGCCGCAAACAACATGGAATATCGCGACGGTCGGCTGGTCCAGCTGCCGGGGCCGAAGAACTCGCTCGGCGAAGTGAAATTCGACATGCGCAACGACCAGGCGATCTACCTGCACGATACGCCCGCGAAGGCGTTGTTCACCATGCCCGAACGCCACCGCAGCCACGGCTGCATCCGCGTGCAGGACGCGACCGGCTTCGCGATGCTGCTCGCGTCGGACGACGGCGTCCTGCCGAAGTTCCAGGAGGCGATGATGAAGCCGGACGACGAGGGCTTCGTGAAGCTGAAGACCGAGGTGCCGGTCCGCCTGCTCTACCACACCGCCTTCGTCGAGGACGGCAGGGTCAAGCTGGTAAACGATACCTACGGCTGGGACGACGATGTCGCTTATGCCCTCGGCTACGTCCGCAAGCGGCCGCGCGCCAAGCAAGGCCACGCGGGCGGCGACGTCGGCCCGTAA
- a CDS encoding NADPH-dependent FMN reductase — MAYKIAIIVGSLRKDSLNRKVARSICAIRNDNLDCSMIEIGDLPLYNQDLDGSPPEQWVRFREQIAAADGVLFVSPEYNRGIPGVLKNAIDVGSRPYGQSVFDKKPGAIVTASPGSIGGFGANHQIRQAAVFLNMPIMQQPEAYLGHVTDDSFDQDGCLKDGPLKDLVSVLAHAFANWVDMIHRSRQLLAEDSAHAAQQKVKEPA, encoded by the coding sequence ATGGCCTACAAGATCGCGATCATCGTCGGCAGCCTGCGCAAGGATAGCCTGAACCGGAAGGTCGCGCGGTCCATCTGCGCGATCCGCAACGACAATCTCGACTGTTCGATGATCGAGATCGGCGACCTGCCGCTCTACAACCAGGACCTGGACGGCAGCCCGCCGGAGCAGTGGGTGCGCTTCCGCGAGCAGATCGCTGCGGCAGACGGCGTGCTCTTCGTCTCTCCCGAATATAATCGCGGCATTCCGGGCGTCCTGAAGAACGCCATCGACGTCGGCTCACGCCCTTACGGACAGAGCGTGTTCGACAAGAAGCCGGGCGCGATCGTCACGGCTTCCCCCGGCTCCATCGGCGGCTTCGGCGCCAATCACCAGATCCGTCAGGCGGCGGTCTTCCTCAACATGCCGATCATGCAGCAGCCCGAAGCCTATCTGGGCCATGTGACGGACGACAGCTTCGATCAGGATGGCTGCCTGAAGGACGGACCGCTGAAGGATCTCGTGTCCGTCCTCGCGCACGCTTTCGCCAACTGGGTCGATATGATCCATCGCTCGCGGCAGCTCCTTGCGGAGGACTCGGCCCACGCTGCGCAGCAGAAGGTGAAAGAGCCGGCCTAG
- a CDS encoding protein adenylyltransferase SelO family protein → MTSYTPDPRILELGDAFYDAVEPADFPQCTPRFLNRRSAERVGLGELSDEQWAAHFCRFEPLADNLQQPLALRYHGHQFRVYNPDIGDGRGFTFAQLRDDRGRLLDFGTKGSGLTPYSRTADGRLTLKGGVREALATEMLEALGVNTSKTFALFETGEELVRGDEPSPTRSSVLTRVSHGHIRIGSFQRLAFYGEVENINALVRYCLSNLYGEQPGEDANENALRLFDLVSGATARLAASYLAAGFVHGVLNSDNINVTGESFDYGPWRFTPEWDPGFTAAYFDHYGLYSFGRQPEAIQWDLAQFAGSLSLVTDAPPLSEGLARWSDRFEDELVSALLKRLGVQPGERAADRELAASLLRALQSREATIDRLFFDWRGGRDPGAERYPSEHFRALAAQLQGRGSAPSHPYWSDAEPCSMHIDEVEEIWSAIAERDDWKPFETKVAAIHRMGEAHSDQRSGA, encoded by the coding sequence GTGACTTCCTACACACCCGATCCCCGCATCCTCGAGCTGGGCGACGCCTTCTACGACGCGGTCGAACCGGCCGACTTCCCGCAGTGCACGCCGCGTTTCCTGAATCGCCGCTCGGCCGAGCGGGTCGGATTGGGCGAGCTTTCTGACGAGCAGTGGGCTGCGCACTTCTGCCGGTTCGAGCCGCTGGCCGACAACCTGCAACAGCCGTTGGCACTGCGGTATCACGGCCACCAGTTCCGAGTGTACAACCCGGACATCGGCGACGGGCGCGGCTTCACCTTCGCGCAGCTACGCGACGACCGCGGGCGATTGCTCGACTTCGGCACGAAGGGCTCCGGCCTGACGCCGTACAGCCGGACGGCGGACGGACGACTGACGCTGAAGGGCGGAGTCCGCGAGGCGCTGGCAACCGAGATGCTCGAAGCGCTCGGGGTGAACACGTCCAAGACGTTCGCTCTGTTCGAGACCGGCGAGGAACTGGTGCGGGGCGACGAGCCCTCACCTACTCGCTCGTCGGTCCTGACCCGCGTCAGCCACGGCCACATCCGCATCGGCAGCTTCCAACGGCTCGCCTTTTACGGCGAGGTCGAGAACATCAACGCGCTGGTCCGCTATTGTTTGTCGAACCTCTACGGCGAGCAGCCGGGCGAGGACGCAAATGAGAATGCGCTGCGCCTGTTCGACCTCGTCTCAGGCGCCACGGCTAGGCTCGCGGCAAGCTATCTGGCCGCCGGGTTCGTTCACGGCGTCCTCAACAGCGACAACATCAACGTCACAGGCGAGAGCTTCGATTACGGCCCCTGGCGCTTTACGCCGGAATGGGACCCGGGCTTCACGGCGGCCTATTTCGACCATTACGGACTCTATTCCTTCGGTCGGCAGCCGGAGGCGATCCAGTGGGACCTCGCTCAATTCGCCGGCAGCCTTTCGCTTGTGACGGATGCGCCGCCCTTGTCGGAAGGGCTCGCCCGCTGGTCGGATCGGTTCGAGGACGAACTGGTCTCGGCCCTTCTCAAGCGCCTCGGCGTCCAACCGGGCGAACGTGCGGCAGACCGCGAACTGGCTGCGTCTCTCCTGCGAGCTCTCCAGTCGCGCGAGGCGACGATCGACCGCCTCTTCTTCGACTGGCGAGGCGGGCGCGATCCGGGCGCCGAACGCTATCCTTCAGAGCACTTCCGCGCCTTGGCCGCGCAGCTTCAGGGCCGGGGAAGCGCGCCATCGCACCCCTATTGGTCCGACGCGGAGCCCTGTTCGATGCATATCGACGAGGTTGAGGAAATCTGGTCGGCCATCGCCGAGCGAGACGACTGGAAACCCTTCGAAACCAAGGTCGCGGCCATCCACCGCATGGGTGAAGCGCATTCGGACCAAAGGTCAGGCGCTTGA
- a CDS encoding GH25 family lysozyme yields the protein MAVALRNWIVLITLAAIPVSSLAAKSHSADRSHRRYPYHGIDVSHHQGHIAWAKLPRQGVDFAYIKATEGGDHVDRRFSTNWHAARAAGIRRGAYHFFTLCRSGRAQAAHFVRHVPVDVNALPPAVDLEFPGNCDRRPSRAKFHKELGDFLRIVEARYGKPAVLYVTRVFDSRYRVSATLDRPLWLRSLHAEPSFGARPWAIWQVSNVRTLDGVNGHVDWNVAAR from the coding sequence ATGGCCGTCGCTCTCCGCAACTGGATCGTGCTCATCACGTTGGCGGCGATCCCGGTTTCGAGCCTCGCAGCCAAGTCGCACTCCGCCGATCGATCGCATCGGCGGTATCCCTATCACGGCATCGATGTCTCACATCACCAGGGCCACATCGCCTGGGCAAAGCTGCCGCGCCAAGGCGTGGACTTCGCCTATATCAAGGCGACCGAGGGCGGCGACCACGTCGACCGGCGGTTCTCGACCAACTGGCATGCTGCGCGGGCAGCTGGCATCCGCCGCGGCGCCTACCACTTCTTCACGCTCTGCCGGAGCGGACGGGCCCAGGCCGCCCACTTCGTGCGCCACGTACCCGTCGACGTAAATGCCTTGCCGCCGGCCGTGGACCTCGAATTTCCCGGCAACTGCGACCGCCGGCCCTCACGGGCCAAATTCCACAAGGAGTTGGGCGATTTCCTGCGCATCGTCGAGGCGCGCTACGGCAAGCCTGCCGTTCTTTATGTCACCCGGGTATTCGACAGCCGCTATCGCGTCAGCGCGACCCTTGACCGACCACTCTGGCTTCGCAGCCTCCATGCCGAACCCAGCTTCGGCGCACGCCCATGGGCCATCTGGCAGGTGTCGAATGTCCGCACGCTGGATGGAGTGAACGGTCACGTGGACTGGAACGTGGCAGCCCGCTAG